The following are encoded together in the Phaseolus vulgaris cultivar G19833 chromosome 9, P. vulgaris v2.0, whole genome shotgun sequence genome:
- the LOC137820081 gene encoding cucumber peeling cupredoxin-like, with amino-acid sequence MGQFLNMVILVAIAVSATILKATEAAEYTVGNTTGWISGPTGGASFYSDWASGITFKEGDILVFTFSASHTVAELNDKASFDGCSVNQNKEVITTSPARITLNRTGEFYFACTIQGHCSSGQKLSVSVTGSSPSPSPPGSGTTPTPPGSGTTPTPPTSEAGPSPQSPPTEPGSTPPPPPSPGSATSTVATFSLLFTTLVVNSLLF; translated from the exons ATGGGTCAGTTTCTTAACATGGTCATTCTTGTAGCAATTGCAGTTTCTGCAACGATTCTGAAAGCCACAGAAGCTGCAGAATACACAGTAGGTAACACCACAGGGTGGATAAGTGGTCCTACCGGTGGCGCTTCATTCTACTCCGACTGGGCTTCCGGCATCACATTCAAAGAGGGGGACATCCTAG TGTTCACATTCAGCGCAAGCCACACCGTGGCCGAGCTCAACGACAAGGCAAGCTTTGACGGTTGCAGCGTGAATCAAAACAAGGAAGTGATTACAACATCACCAGCTAGAATCACTCTGAATCGTACTGGGGAGTTCTATTTTGCATGCACAATCCAAGGTCATTGCAGCAGTGGCCAAAAACTGAGCGTCAGCGTCACAGGTTCTTCACCTTCACCCTCACCACCTGGTTCTGGAACCACTCCTACCCCACCTGGTTCTGGAACAACACCTACTCCACCTACCAGCGAAGCAGGACCATCACCTCAATCACCGCCAACTGAGCCAGGTTCAACTCCACCACCACCTCCATCACCGGGCTCCGCCACCTCCACAGTGGCaactttctctcttcttttCACAACCCTTGTAGTAAACTCATTGTTGTTCTAA
- the LOC137822372 gene encoding protein MAIN-LIKE 2-like, which produces MAKTRGGGSQGHDRTRPTTSVRRRDRGVVEERIGDVNIDNDNQQELHDDRQMDQGEGFPGGPSDMSLLVNFADHVAVKLWDGEDRGELKLVSQGRKLRKFGMPHAEIEVLIQNSGLFSLCNISYEVGDRGLILAFVERWHAETNSFHLLIGEMTITLDDVSSLLHLPILGQFPTYVPLEYNGAATILTELLGVEETRGKAEMRQCRGVNVRLSWLRDIYAECCAQEAWE; this is translated from the exons ATGGCTAAAACAAGAGGTGGTGGATCTCAAGGTCATGATCGAACAAGACCAACGACATCTGTCCGTAGAAGAGATCGAGGTGTTGTGGAGGAAAGAATTGGTGATGTTAATATTGATAATGACAATCAACAAGAATTACATGATGATAGGCAAATGGACCAGGGAGAAGGGTTTCCTGGAGGACCTTCTGATATGTCTTTGCTGGTAAATTTTGCTGACCATGTTGCTGTTAAGCTTTGGGATGGTGAG GATCGGGGAGAACTTAAATTGGTATCCCAGGGTAGGAAATTACGTAAATTTGGGATGCCTCATGCTGAGATTGAAGTTCTTATACAAAATTCTGGATTATTTAGTCTGTGCAATATAAGCTATGAGGTGGGGGACAGGGGGTTGATTTTAGCCTTTGTTGAAAGGTGGCATGCTGAGACAAACTCCTTCCACCTTCTTATAGGTGAGATGACCATCACACTTGATGATGTGTCATCTCTTTTACACCTCCCCATTTTGGGTCAATTCCCTACGTATGTGCCCTTAGAGTACAACGGAGCTGCAACTATTTTAACTGAGTTATTAGGGGTGGAGGAGACTCGTGGGAAGGCTGAGATGAGGCAGTGTCGAGGCGTCAACGTACGATTGAGTTGGCTTCGAGATATATATGCGGAATGTTGCGCTCAAGAGGCTTGGGAATGA
- the LOC137822601 gene encoding protein SOB FIVE-LIKE 1-like produces MEPPHVMLGGEEECHSNESGWTMYIGSPRDEEAHCDDNEEKGYSLDYDYEDAEADPDVESDDSMASDASSGPSQYGVINPLGGGYDGITHIQQQKEEVKEKCCSDQKRITASKSKGNQVVEKRVEKNKMVLMSSKGKAPAV; encoded by the coding sequence ATGGAGCCACCTCATGTGATGTTGGGAGGTGAAGAGGAATGTCACAGCAATGAATCTGGATGGACCATGTACATTGGATCTCCCAGAGATGAGGAGGCACATTGTGATGATAATGAAGAGAAGGGTTATAGCCTGGATTATGATTATGAAGATGCAGAAGCTGATCCAGATGTAGAAAGTGACGATTCTATGGCTTCTGATGCTTCTTCTGGGCCGAGTCAATATGGAGTAATTAATCCATTGGGAGGTGGCTATGATGGCATCACACATATTCAGCAGCAGAAGGAGGAAGTGAAGGAGAAGTGTTGCTCAGATCAGAAGAGAATAACAGCAAGTAAATCAAAGGGAAATCAAGTAGTTGAAAAAAGGGTTGAAAAGAATAAGATGGTTTTAATGAGTAGTAAAGGTAAGGCTCCTGCAGTTTAG